The following nucleotide sequence is from Acidimicrobiia bacterium.
GGTGCGGTCACCGCACGTGGACAAGGACTCGCGCGAGCACTTCGAGATGCGTATCCACAAGCGCCTCCTCGACATCGTCGAGCCCACCGGCAAGACCGTCGAGTCCCTCCAGCGCCTCGACCTCCCCGCCGGCGTCGACATCGAGATCAAGATCCAAACCACGTAACGCCGGGCGTCCGCGTCCGCGCCCACCCCACCCCACCCCCCCGAGCCCCGACCCAACGAGCAAGTGACGCTCAGGGTCAAATACGGGACCTTTGCGTCACTTGCTCGCGTTCCGCCCGACCCCATTAGCCCCGGAACCGTTGAATCGCTAGTATTTCCAGGCTCTGTCCGGTGGGGCCTCACCTCGCCCGGCCGACGATGCGTAGTCCGGAAGTCTGGTCAACCTACGTCCGCGCAGGCTGCGCCCGACGCAGAACCGTGCGGCACAACCGAGATGGCGCTCCGCCGGTCCCTCGGGCCGGGGGAGCGTTCGCGTGGACACAAGAAGTTTCGGACGGAAGAACGAAAGAGAAGAACGAGCGAGATGGCAGTCAAAGGGATCTTGGGCCGCAAGGTGGGCATGACCCAGGTCTGGGACGCGGAGAACCGGGTGATCCCGGTGACGGTGAT
It contains:
- the rpsJ gene encoding 30S ribosomal protein S10 produces the protein MADSKGQKIRIRLKAYDHEIIDQSTKKIVETVVRTQAKVRGPVPLPTEIRRFCVVRSPHVDKDSREHFEMRIHKRLLDIVEPTGKTVESLQRLDLPAGVDIEIKIQTT